One Angustibacter luteus genomic window carries:
- a CDS encoding FHA domain-containing protein → MTDDQDRPDQDQPGQDEPRQDDATAVPGREDPSATTMHLSAIGSTEVGEPADSSDGPAAIDPGIVAALRGGTALLRVDRGPNAGSRFLLDGDSTTVGRHPSSDIFLDDVTVSRRHAEFVREGTVFSVRDVGSLNGTYVNGQRIDSSPLATGDEVQVGKFRLVVMLGEAG, encoded by the coding sequence ATGACTGACGACCAGGACCGGCCGGACCAGGACCAGCCGGGCCAGGACGAGCCCCGCCAGGACGACGCCACGGCCGTCCCCGGGCGGGAGGACCCGTCAGCCACGACCATGCACCTGTCCGCCATCGGCAGCACCGAGGTGGGCGAGCCGGCCGACAGCTCCGACGGTCCCGCGGCGATCGACCCGGGTATCGTCGCGGCGCTGCGCGGAGGTACCGCGCTGCTGCGGGTTGACCGCGGCCCGAACGCGGGCTCCCGCTTCCTGCTCGACGGCGACTCGACGACGGTCGGGCGGCACCCGTCCAGTGACATCTTCCTGGACGACGTCACCGTCTCGCGCCGACACGCGGAGTTCGTCCGTGAGGGCACCGTGTTCTCGGTCCGGGACGTCGGCAGCCTGAACGGCACCTACGTCAACGGCCAGCGGATCGACTCGTCCCCGCTGGCCACCGGTGACGAGGTCCAGGTCGGCAAGTTCCGGCTGGTCGTGATGCTGGGTGAAGCAGGGTGA
- a CDS encoding MerR family transcriptional regulator, whose protein sequence is MSIGEVIALLSPDFPDVSISKIRLWESEGLVEPARTPSGYRKFSHQDVERLRYAMTLQRDRFWPLRKIRDHLDAVSRGAEELVNGASGPRMAPPAAGERAADTDGAQALRGNGPVRLSAAELCTRARIDPEELDALVGFGLLQPSGSGWYDANALAIASAAAELSGFGIQARHLRAFRTAADREVGLVEQVVSPLRGGHGANSRARADDTAQEITAVALRLHAALVRAGLVRAGLG, encoded by the coding sequence ATGAGCATCGGCGAGGTCATCGCCCTGCTCAGTCCGGACTTCCCTGACGTCAGCATCTCCAAGATCCGGCTGTGGGAGAGCGAGGGGCTCGTCGAGCCTGCCCGCACGCCGTCCGGCTACCGCAAGTTCAGCCACCAGGACGTCGAGCGGCTGCGGTACGCCATGACGTTGCAGCGCGACCGGTTCTGGCCGCTGCGCAAGATCCGGGACCATCTCGACGCGGTGTCCCGCGGAGCGGAAGAGCTCGTCAACGGTGCGAGTGGCCCGCGGATGGCCCCGCCGGCCGCCGGCGAGCGCGCCGCCGACACCGATGGAGCGCAGGCGCTGCGCGGCAACGGCCCCGTCCGGCTCTCCGCCGCCGAGCTGTGCACGCGGGCGCGGATCGACCCCGAGGAGCTGGACGCGCTGGTCGGCTTCGGGCTGCTGCAGCCCAGCGGATCGGGCTGGTACGACGCCAACGCGCTGGCCATCGCCAGCGCCGCCGCCGAGCTGTCCGGCTTCGGGATCCAGGCCCGCCACCTGCGCGCCTTCCGCACGGCAGCGGACCGCGAGGTCGGTCTGGTCGAGCAGGTGGTCAGCCCCCTGCGCGGCGGTCACGGCGCGAACTCCCGGGCGCGCGCGGACGACACGGCCCAGGAGATCACCGCGGTGGCCCTGCGCCTGCACGCGGCCCTGGTGCGGGCCGGGCTGGTCCGCGCCGGACTCGGCTGA
- a CDS encoding bifunctional nuclease family protein has translation MRELEVVGVRVELPNNQPIVLLRESGGDLYLPIWIGAAEATAIAYAQQGVVPPRPLTHDLFKDVLEALGHQLEEVRIVAVRDGVFYASLVFDGGVEVSSRSSDAIALALRTGTRIVGADEVLDDEGVPVPDEQEDEVEKFREFLDQISADDFEAPGGPAEASGPDQP, from the coding sequence GTGCGAGAGCTCGAGGTCGTCGGAGTCCGGGTCGAACTGCCCAACAACCAACCGATCGTCCTGCTGCGGGAGAGCGGCGGTGACCTCTACCTGCCCATCTGGATCGGCGCCGCGGAGGCCACCGCGATCGCCTACGCCCAGCAGGGCGTCGTCCCGCCGCGGCCGCTGACCCACGACCTGTTCAAGGACGTGCTGGAGGCGCTGGGGCACCAGCTCGAGGAGGTTCGCATCGTCGCGGTGCGGGACGGGGTCTTCTACGCCTCCCTGGTGTTCGACGGGGGAGTGGAGGTCAGCTCCCGCTCGTCGGACGCCATCGCGCTGGCCCTGCGCACCGGCACCCGCATCGTCGGCGCCGACGAGGTGCTGGACGACGAGGGCGTGCCGGTTCCGGACGAGCAGGAGGACGAGGTCGAGAAGTTCCGGGAGTTCCTGGACCAGATCTCGGCGGACGACTTCGAGGCCCCGGGCGGGCCGGCCGAGGCGAGCGGCCCCGACCAGCCCTGA
- a CDS encoding MerR family transcriptional regulator: protein MNGTGDATDKPARRVPEQAQGLLFTDDLPVLPVDAGYRGPTACGAAGITYRQLDYWARTGLVEPSVRGASGSGSQRLYSFRDILVLKIVKRLLDTGVSLQQIRIAVEHLRERGVDDLAQITLMSDGASVYECTSADEVIDLVQGGQGVFGIAVGRVWREVEGELAQLPSERPDDTTPVVEHPGDELSARRKHRAG, encoded by the coding sequence GTGAACGGCACTGGCGACGCCACGGACAAGCCGGCTCGCCGGGTGCCCGAGCAGGCGCAGGGTCTGCTGTTCACGGACGACCTGCCGGTGCTGCCGGTCGACGCGGGCTACCGCGGGCCCACGGCGTGCGGCGCGGCCGGGATCACGTACCGCCAGCTGGACTACTGGGCCCGCACCGGGCTCGTCGAGCCTTCCGTCCGGGGGGCTAGCGGGTCGGGCAGCCAGCGGCTGTACAGCTTCCGCGACATCCTCGTGCTGAAGATCGTCAAGCGACTGCTCGACACCGGCGTCTCGCTGCAGCAGATCCGTATCGCGGTCGAGCACCTGCGCGAGCGCGGTGTCGACGACCTGGCGCAGATCACGCTGATGAGCGACGGCGCGAGCGTCTACGAGTGCACGTCCGCCGACGAGGTCATCGACCTGGTGCAGGGCGGGCAGGGAGTGTTCGGCATCGCGGTGGGCCGGGTCTGGCGCGAGGTCGAGGGCGAGCTGGCCCAGCTGCCGAGCGAGCGGCCCGACGACACCACGCCTGTGGTGGAGCACCCGGGCGACGAGCTCTCGGCACGCCGCAAGCACCGCGCTGGCTGA
- the gcvP gene encoding aminomethyl-transferring glycine dehydrogenase, whose translation MADQPVSAAPFVDRHVGPSSQDERTMLDALGIADEQALLERAVPASIRLHEALGLDAGRSEPEVTAELRALAGRNRVLASMIGQGYYGTHVPAVVKRNVLENPAWYTAYTPYQPEISQGRLEALLNFQTAVCDLTGLATANSSLLDEATAAAEAMTLMRRSTKVAGSAVLVVDQDVFTQTLAVVETRAEPLDIEVVRADLSGAPDPAAELARVLGERAVFGVLVQYPAASGRLVDLSALSQVVHERGALLTVVADLLALTLVRAPGELGADIAVGTSQRFGVPMGFGGPHAGYMSVRKGLERGLPGRLVGVSVDADGDPAYRLALQTREQHIRREKATSNICTAQVLLAVMASMYAVYHGPDGLAAIARGVHRRAASLADALRALEGVDVVHDAFFDTVLARVPGRAAQVVAAAAADGVNLWRVDDDLVSASCDETTTDAQLGVVVAAFGGSSAPLPVAAQDALPAALVRDTEFLTHPVFHSHRSETAMLRYLRRLADLDYALDRGMIPLGSCTMKLNATTEMEPITWPEFADLHPFAPADQVAGSVALVHQLEQWLVEVTGYDAVSLQPNAGSQGELAGLLAIRAYHRAQGHGERKVVLIPASAHGTNAASAVMAGLKVVVVKTAEQGDIDMADLRAQVEAHQDDLAAIMVTYPSTHGVFEDTITELCALVHDAGGQVYVDGANLNALVGLAKPGRFGADVSHLNLHKTFCIPHGGGGPGVGPVAVRAHLAPHLPNHPLVPDAGPATGIGPVSAAPYGSAAILPISWAYIRLMGGEGLARATRVAVLSANYVASRLQEHYPVLYSGHGGLVAHECILDLREITRSTGVSVDDVAKRLIDYGFHAPTMSFPVAGTLMVEPTESEDLAELDRFCDAMTAIRLEISQVADGVWPTDDNPLRGAPHTAISIAGKWDHAYTREEATYPEGVDPRAKYWPPVRRIDGAYGDRNLVCSCPPPEAFAD comes from the coding sequence ATGGCCGACCAGCCCGTGTCCGCAGCCCCGTTCGTCGACCGTCACGTCGGCCCCTCGTCCCAGGACGAGCGGACGATGCTGGACGCCCTCGGGATCGCCGACGAGCAGGCCCTGCTCGAGCGAGCCGTTCCGGCCTCGATCCGGCTGCACGAGGCGCTGGGCCTGGACGCCGGGCGCAGCGAGCCCGAGGTGACCGCGGAGCTGCGGGCCCTGGCCGGCCGCAACCGGGTGCTGGCCTCGATGATCGGACAGGGCTACTACGGCACCCACGTGCCCGCCGTGGTGAAGCGCAACGTCCTCGAGAACCCCGCCTGGTACACCGCGTACACGCCCTACCAGCCGGAGATCTCCCAGGGTCGGCTCGAGGCCCTGCTGAACTTCCAGACCGCCGTCTGCGACCTGACCGGCCTGGCCACGGCCAACTCCTCGCTGCTCGACGAGGCGACCGCGGCCGCGGAGGCAATGACCCTCATGCGGCGCTCGACCAAGGTCGCCGGCAGCGCCGTCCTCGTGGTCGACCAGGACGTCTTCACCCAGACGCTGGCCGTCGTCGAGACCCGCGCCGAGCCGCTGGACATCGAGGTCGTGCGGGCCGACCTGTCCGGTGCCCCCGACCCGGCGGCCGAGCTGGCCCGCGTCCTGGGGGAGCGCGCCGTGTTCGGCGTGCTGGTCCAGTACCCGGCGGCCAGCGGGCGCCTGGTGGACCTGTCGGCGCTGTCCCAGGTGGTGCACGAGCGTGGCGCGCTGCTCACCGTGGTGGCAGACCTGCTCGCCCTGACGCTCGTGCGTGCCCCCGGTGAGCTCGGCGCCGACATCGCGGTCGGGACGAGCCAGCGGTTCGGCGTTCCGATGGGCTTCGGGGGACCGCACGCCGGGTACATGTCCGTGCGCAAGGGACTCGAGCGCGGCCTGCCCGGCCGCCTGGTCGGCGTCTCGGTGGACGCCGACGGCGACCCGGCCTACCGCCTGGCCCTGCAGACCCGCGAGCAGCACATCCGGCGCGAGAAGGCGACCAGCAACATCTGCACGGCGCAGGTCCTGCTCGCCGTGATGGCGTCGATGTACGCGGTCTACCACGGCCCGGACGGGCTCGCGGCGATCGCTCGTGGGGTGCACCGTCGCGCGGCGTCGCTGGCCGACGCGCTGCGCGCGCTGGAGGGCGTGGACGTCGTGCACGACGCCTTCTTCGACACGGTGCTCGCCCGCGTCCCGGGCCGGGCCGCGCAGGTCGTGGCGGCAGCGGCCGCCGACGGCGTGAACCTGTGGCGGGTGGACGACGACCTGGTCAGCGCCAGCTGCGACGAGACCACCACGGACGCCCAGCTCGGCGTCGTGGTGGCGGCCTTCGGTGGCTCCTCGGCACCGCTGCCCGTCGCGGCGCAGGACGCGTTGCCCGCAGCCCTGGTGCGCGACACCGAGTTCCTGACCCACCCGGTGTTCCACAGCCACCGCAGCGAGACCGCGATGCTGCGGTACCTGCGTCGCCTCGCCGATCTGGACTACGCACTCGACCGCGGCATGATCCCGCTGGGCTCGTGCACGATGAAGCTCAACGCCACGACCGAGATGGAGCCGATCACCTGGCCGGAGTTCGCGGACCTGCACCCGTTCGCGCCCGCCGACCAGGTCGCCGGCAGCGTCGCCCTGGTCCACCAGCTGGAGCAGTGGCTGGTCGAGGTCACCGGGTACGACGCCGTCTCGCTGCAGCCGAACGCGGGCTCGCAGGGCGAGCTGGCGGGCCTGCTCGCCATCCGCGCGTACCACCGCGCGCAGGGCCACGGTGAGCGCAAGGTGGTGCTGATCCCCGCGAGCGCGCACGGCACCAACGCCGCCAGCGCCGTCATGGCCGGCTTGAAGGTCGTGGTGGTCAAGACGGCCGAGCAGGGCGACATCGACATGGCCGACCTGCGCGCGCAGGTCGAGGCGCACCAGGACGACCTCGCCGCGATCATGGTCACCTACCCCTCCACCCACGGCGTGTTCGAGGACACCATCACCGAGCTGTGCGCCCTCGTGCACGACGCCGGTGGCCAGGTCTACGTCGACGGCGCGAACCTCAACGCGCTGGTCGGGCTCGCCAAGCCAGGCCGGTTCGGCGCGGACGTGTCCCACCTGAACCTGCACAAGACGTTCTGCATCCCGCACGGCGGTGGCGGCCCCGGAGTCGGCCCCGTCGCCGTCCGTGCGCACCTGGCGCCGCACCTGCCCAACCACCCCCTGGTCCCGGACGCCGGACCGGCCACCGGCATCGGGCCGGTGTCCGCCGCGCCGTACGGATCAGCGGCGATCCTGCCCATCTCCTGGGCCTACATCCGGCTGATGGGTGGTGAGGGTCTCGCCCGCGCCACGCGAGTGGCCGTGCTGTCCGCCAACTACGTCGCCTCCCGACTCCAGGAGCACTACCCGGTGCTCTACAGCGGGCACGGAGGGTTGGTCGCGCACGAGTGCATCCTCGACCTGCGCGAGATCACCCGCTCGACCGGCGTGAGCGTGGACGACGTCGCCAAGCGGCTCATCGACTACGGCTTCCACGCCCCCACCATGTCGTTCCCGGTGGCGGGCACCCTGATGGTCGAGCCCACGGAGAGCGAGGACCTCGCTGAGCTCGACCGCTTCTGCGATGCGATGACCGCCATCCGGCTCGAGATCTCGCAGGTCGCCGACGGCGTCTGGCCGACCGACGACAACCCCCTGCGCGGCGCCCCTCACACCGCCATCTCCATCGCCGGCAAGTGGGACCACGCCTACACCCGCGAGGAGGCGACCTACCCCGAGGGCGTCGATCCCCGGGCGAAGTACTGGCCGCCGGTCCGTCGCATCGACGGCGCCTACGGCGACCGCAACCTCGTCTGCAGCTGCCCCCCGCCCGAGGCCTTCGCCGACTAG
- a CDS encoding snapalysin family zinc-dependent metalloprotease → MTIRTTARARILTAAVGVAAASALVATTPSAGSSAASPAQPAGSTNSSATTQGYTPGSRDDALNAQLRKQLDAALKQQQGKGTNALATTIVTYDASQAPSFASEISQAASIWNSSVSNVRLQPGSPANLTYYEGSDPSGSYYSGDGHGNGYILIDYDQATQYDPLRIVAHETGHDLGLPDHYSGPCSELMSGGGPGPSCTNPYPNGTESSQVDALWANGFSAAFGKAAFGSVK, encoded by the coding sequence ATGACCATCCGCACCACGGCTCGGGCACGGATCCTCACTGCTGCCGTCGGCGTTGCCGCGGCCTCCGCGCTCGTGGCCACCACGCCATCAGCCGGGAGCTCCGCCGCCTCACCAGCGCAGCCCGCGGGATCGACGAACTCGTCGGCGACCACCCAGGGCTACACGCCCGGCAGTCGCGACGACGCCCTGAACGCGCAGCTGCGCAAGCAGCTCGACGCGGCGTTGAAGCAGCAGCAGGGCAAGGGCACGAACGCGTTGGCGACGACGATCGTCACCTACGACGCGTCGCAGGCGCCGTCCTTCGCCTCAGAGATCTCCCAGGCGGCCTCGATCTGGAACTCCAGCGTCAGCAACGTGCGACTGCAGCCAGGCTCGCCCGCGAACCTCACGTACTACGAGGGCAGCGACCCCTCCGGGTCCTACTACAGCGGCGACGGCCACGGGAACGGGTACATCCTGATCGACTACGACCAGGCGACCCAGTACGACCCGCTGCGCATCGTCGCACACGAGACCGGGCACGACCTGGGTCTGCCGGACCACTACAGCGGCCCGTGCAGCGAGCTGATGTCCGGCGGCGGCCCCGGCCCGTCGTGCACCAACCCGTACCCGAACGGCACCGAGTCGTCGCAGGTCGACGCCTTGTGGGCCAACGGTTTCAGCGCCGCGTTCGGCAAGGCGGCATTCGGCTCGGTCAAGTAG
- a CDS encoding snapalysin family zinc-dependent metalloprotease, whose protein sequence is MSVRPQARKRFLTAGAAFAAAAALIATTPATGSTAAAPSTAGSGSAGSGSTQGYTPGSRDDAQNAKLTAQLSAALKRQSKGSATSLAVTTVYYDASQAPSFRSTINQAASIWNSSVTNVRLVARSSASLRYYEGNDSRGSYYSGNGHGSGYMLIDYRQAQQYSPLRIIAHETGHALGLPDHYSGPCSELMSGGGPGPSCTNAYPNATERSRVNTIWRYGIAAYDASAAFAPATPTHAGAR, encoded by the coding sequence ATGTCTGTACGTCCCCAGGCCCGAAAGCGGTTCCTGACCGCTGGGGCCGCCTTTGCCGCGGCTGCGGCGCTCATCGCCACGACGCCCGCGACCGGAAGCACCGCAGCGGCACCCAGCACCGCGGGATCCGGTTCTGCTGGGTCCGGTTCAACCCAGGGCTACACGCCGGGCAGCCGTGACGACGCCCAGAACGCCAAACTCACGGCCCAGCTCAGCGCGGCCCTGAAGCGGCAGTCGAAGGGTTCCGCAACCTCGCTCGCCGTCACGACGGTCTACTACGACGCCTCGCAAGCACCGTCCTTCCGGTCCACGATCAACCAGGCCGCCTCGATCTGGAACTCCAGCGTGACCAACGTGCGTCTGGTCGCGAGGAGCTCGGCCAGCCTGCGGTACTACGAGGGCAACGACTCGCGCGGCTCGTACTACAGCGGGAACGGGCACGGCAGTGGCTACATGTTGATCGACTACCGGCAGGCCCAGCAGTACAGCCCGCTGCGCATCATCGCCCACGAGACCGGGCACGCCCTCGGCCTCCCGGACCACTACAGCGGCCCTTGCAGCGAGCTGATGTCCGGCGGCGGCCCCGGCCCGTCGTGCACCAACGCCTACCCGAACGCGACCGAGCGCTCCCGGGTGAACACGATCTGGCGCTACGGCATCGCGGCCTACGACGCCTCGGCCGCCTTCGCCCCGGCCACGCCGACCCACGCCGGAGCCCGCTGA
- a CDS encoding DUF664 domain-containing protein, with protein MTSTFGFTPGRPPEWDVESFLRGDELATALITLERDRITFAWKCADVDAEGMGRRLGASSVTLGGLLKHLAWVEELYFQNRLAGRPSMAPFDQLDLDGDWEDWAWTSAADDAPDDLRALWVDTVHRSREALSEALARGGLEQTTPDGMSLRRLLADMIEEYARHTGHADLLREDVDGTTGEGAPPHFPVP; from the coding sequence ATGACGAGCACCTTCGGCTTCACGCCCGGTCGGCCACCCGAGTGGGACGTCGAGTCCTTCCTGCGCGGCGACGAGCTTGCTACGGCGCTGATCACCCTGGAACGCGACCGGATCACGTTCGCGTGGAAGTGTGCCGACGTGGACGCCGAGGGGATGGGTCGGCGGCTCGGTGCGTCATCAGTGACGTTGGGGGGCCTGCTGAAGCACCTGGCCTGGGTCGAGGAGCTCTACTTCCAGAACCGGCTCGCCGGTCGCCCGTCCATGGCGCCCTTCGACCAGCTGGACCTCGACGGGGACTGGGAGGACTGGGCGTGGACCTCGGCGGCCGACGACGCTCCGGATGACCTGCGTGCGCTGTGGGTCGACACCGTGCACCGCTCCCGGGAGGCGCTCTCGGAGGCGCTCGCCCGAGGTGGGCTCGAGCAGACGACCCCCGACGGGATGAGCCTGCGCCGGCTGCTCGCCGACATGATCGAGGAGTATGCCCGCCACACGGGGCACGCCGACCTGCTGCGCGAGGACGTGGACGGTACGACCGGAGAAGGCGCTCCCCCGCACTTCCCGGTGCCGTGA
- a CDS encoding GNAT family N-acetyltransferase: protein MSRTDLLAAYDAQLRTDAETPSATSVVRLGPLRLVTFAGGRGFITYRDLEGQDADGIRRLVADALAHYEGEPDIRRVEWKTRGHDHAPGLHEALLDHGFVPDEPESIMLGEARLLAVDVTPPEGVTLRQVSEEGDVRAMSAMADEVFGDPVSDDMADALLRRLSMRDGMELWVAESQGQIVSAGRLEPVAGSDFAGIWGGATRPQWRGRGIYRALTAARARSALALGKTLINSDSTDYSRPILERSGLVKVSTTTPYEWQR from the coding sequence ATGAGTCGAACCGACCTGCTGGCCGCCTACGACGCGCAGCTGCGCACCGATGCCGAGACCCCGAGTGCGACGTCCGTGGTTCGGCTCGGTCCGCTGCGGCTCGTGACCTTCGCTGGCGGACGTGGATTCATCACGTACCGGGACCTGGAGGGGCAGGACGCCGACGGGATCCGGCGGCTCGTCGCCGACGCCCTGGCGCACTACGAGGGGGAGCCCGACATCCGCCGCGTGGAGTGGAAGACCCGAGGCCACGACCACGCGCCCGGGCTGCACGAAGCGTTGCTGGACCACGGTTTCGTCCCGGACGAGCCCGAGTCCATCATGCTGGGCGAGGCACGTCTGCTTGCCGTCGACGTGACGCCTCCCGAGGGGGTGACGCTTCGCCAGGTGAGCGAGGAGGGCGACGTCCGCGCGATGAGTGCGATGGCCGACGAGGTCTTCGGCGACCCGGTCTCGGACGACATGGCGGACGCGTTGCTGCGGCGCCTGTCGATGCGGGACGGCATGGAGCTGTGGGTGGCCGAGAGCCAGGGGCAGATCGTCAGCGCCGGCCGGCTGGAGCCCGTCGCCGGCAGCGACTTCGCCGGGATCTGGGGTGGGGCCACGCGCCCGCAGTGGCGTGGTCGAGGGATCTACCGGGCCTTGACCGCGGCACGGGCCAGGTCCGCGCTAGCCCTGGGCAAGACGCTGATCAACAGCGACTCGACGGACTACTCGCGGCCCATCCTCGAGCGCTCCGGCCTGGTGAAGGTGTCGACCACCACGCCCTACGAGTGGCAGCGCTGA